Genomic DNA from Myxococcales bacterium:
TACATTCGCGTGGATCCCCTGACCAACCGCATCAAGCTCGGGCCCGATTCGGCGGGGGGCACGCCCGGACCGACGTTCATGGACGCGGGCAACGAGATCCCGACCATCAACGACGCCAATCTGCTGCTGGGCATTCTGAGCGAGACCAACTACCTCGGCGGCAAGGTCAAGATCAACAAGGACACATCCTATAAGTTCTTCAAGGAGAAGGTCGCCGAACCGCTGGGCATGGATGTCTACGTGGCGGCCGAAACTTGCCTGGAGCTGCTCAACGTGATGATGCGCGAGCATCTCGTGCAGAGCCTGATGGTCGGACACGACCTGCGCGAATACGTGCTGCTCGCTTATGGAGGCGCCGGGCCGCTGCACATGCTGGGCTATGCCGGGGACTATCCGTGGAAGGCCGTCTGCACGGTCCCGTTTGCGGGTGGCTTCTCCGCCTGGGGCGGCGCGTGCATGGATTATTCGCATCGCCGGCACAAGAGCATCGCTTCGGCGCTCACTTCGGCGATGGACGACACCACCAAGCTCGCATACCTCGCTCCGGTCGCCCTCGCCTGGGACGAACTCGAAAAGGAGTTGATCGACGAACTCAAGGCCGAGGGCTTTGAGGAGAGTCAGATCACGACGAGTCGGGTGGTCTACATGAAGTTTCTGGGCCAGCTCCACGACATCGAAGTCGAGTCACCGGTCGACACCCTCGCAACCGTGGCGGACATGAACAAGCTCATCGCCCACTTCGAAAATGTCTACACGACCATGTTGACGATGGCGGCCAAGCCCGACACCCAGGAATACCAGCTGACCGAAGTCTGCGTCATCGCCAAGGTAGACACGGTAAAACCCAAGCTCAGAAAGCACGAACTGCAGGGCAAAGAGCCCTCCAAGCAAGCCTTCAAGGGCAAGCGCCAGGTCTTCCAACGCGGTGCGTGGCACGATGCGGACATCTGGGACATGGCGAAGTTGGTGCCCGGCAACGAGATCAACGGCCTCGCGGTCGTCGAAGCCTCCAACACCACACTGTTCGTCCCCCCGGAATGGCACGTGCGCATCGATGAACACGAGATCTATTGGCTCGAAAGGGTGTCGAATCATGACTGAACTGAGTCTGAAGCAGCAGTTGGAAGCCAACGAAGAACTCTTCAAAAAGACCGGGCACCTTTTTGGTTACGAGAAGCTCGCGCGCAAGGAGAGTGACCCCGGCACCTACGAAGCCGTCTGGCACATACTTTCGAACATTTGCAACGCCGCCTGGTCGGTGGGCTGCATGGCCTCCACATCGCCAGTGGCCGCGGAGGGCGGTGACGCACTCTGGGCCCTGCACACACCGACGGGTGACGCCATCTGCGTGTCTCGGGGAATTACGGCGCACCCGGGCCTGCTCGCCGACATGATCAAGAACTTCATCCGGCTCGGCTACGAGGACTACCCCGGGTTCAACAATGGGGACATCTTCGAAAACAACGACCCGCACTACGGCGGCATTCACACCCCCGACTTCGACATGTGCATGCCGATCGTATACGAAGGCAAGCTGATCGCCTGGGCGACTTCCGTCACCCACGTCAACGACGTCGGCATGGCGCAGGCCGGTTCGATCGGCTTCCTGAATCCGAACGTGTTTGCAGACGGTCTGACCTTCTCGATGGAGAAAGTCGGCGAAAACGACAAGTACTTTCCCTGGTATGCCCTGCGCATCAAATCTCGCACGCGGACACCCGACTACGTGCTCGGCGATGCGCGCGGACGGCTCGCCGGCTGCATTACGATTCGAGAGCGGTTGTTCGAGGTGATCGAAAAGTACGGGCTCGACTTCATCCTCGACGCTTCGAAAGAGTATGTCGAGGACAGCCGACGCTATGCGGTTTCGCGGGTCCGTACCCAGGCGATCCCCGGACGGATTCGCAAATCCCAGTTCAAGGACCTGGCGATGAAGGGCAAGCGCGTTCTGGATCCGATTCAGGACATCGACTGCCTCTTCAACCTGCCGATGGAGATGACGGTCAACGCCGACGCCACGGTGAAGCTTTCACTGCGCGGCGCGAGCGCCACCGTGCCCTTCGGTGAGAACATCAGCCCGACCGCACTCAAGAGTGGTCTGCTCAACGCCTACTCCCACATCGTCGGATTCGACATGTTCAACTCGGGCCCAACCGCATCGTGGGAAGTCGAAACACCGCCGAGCGGTTCCTGGGCAAACCCCTTCGAGAAAGACTTCTTCGCATCGAGTGGTGTGGCCTGGGCACCCGCCGTGATCTGGATGAGCAGCCTCTACGAAGTCTTTGGCCGGCTCTTCCAGATGCGCGGCTTCGTCGAAGAAATGGCGGCGGGCGCGGCGACCACCATGACGGCAGAGTTCGCCGGCCAGACCCAACTCGGGATGTACCTCGCGAGCCTCACTCTCGAACAAGCCAGCAACGGCTCACCCGCTCGTGGCTACTCGGACGGCGAGAACAGTGCCTGGTGCATCTACACCCCCAACGCCGACTTCGGCTCGGCAGAGGTGATCGAAGGCTACCTGCCGATCATGTATCTCGGCCGCAACATCGAGCCGGACTCCGGGGGCTACGGCCAGTTCCGCGGCGGCCTCGGGCACACCGCCGTGTGGATGATCTACGGGACTACCGGGATCGACTATCAATGCGGCTGTGCGGGTATTCGCAGCAAGGTACTGCCGAACCACGGCATGTACGGCGCCTATCCCACCTGGCCCGATCGCCCGAGTTACGCGCACGATACGAACCTGAAGGAGTTGATCGACAACCAGCAGCCGCTGATCCACGAACGGGGACCGGCAGAGGATCCGACGATCACCAAGATTCTGAAGGCGCGGCAGATGGAAGCGGCAGCGGTGGCGCCCTTCGTGACGCCGGAGCCGCTGCAGAACTACGACGTAATCCTGCATCCGGTATCGGGGGCCCAGGCCATGGGAGACCCCATTTCCCGCAACCCAGCGAGCGTCGAAGAAGACCTCAACAAGGGCTGGACCAGCCGCCGGATAGCAGAAGAAATTCACGGACTGGTGGTGAAACAATCAGGCGAGAAAGACTTCACCGTCGATGTCGCGGCCAGCGAGAAGCGACGCAAGGAAATTCGCAAAGAGCGAATCAAGAAGGCGGTGCCGTTCAAGGAGTGGTGGGCAAAAGAGCGCAAGAAAATCGAAGCGAGAGAAAACATGGACGAGGCCGTGCTCCACATGTGGCGCACATCCATGGATCTCTCTCCGGATTACGGTGACGAGTTACGTGCGTTCTGGAAACTTCCAAGCGACTTCGTTTTCTAATTCCGATTCATTCGACGAGCGCCCAGGAGAGTAGAAATGGCCGAGTTTCACAAAGCCGACATCGAAAAGCTGATCGACGGGGTGCTCCCCTGGCCAGCGACCCAAGACATGCTCAAAAGCGCCAAGGACCTGGACCGCTTCGACAAGTATGTCGAGATCATGCAGGAGCGGGTCGAGTTCAAGGATACGATCCTGCTGCCCTTGACCCCGATGCTCTTCATCGTGGATGCGGATGGCGAACGCGTCGTGAAATGTCGCTGCGGTCAGAACTTTGGTGACTACCGCGTCAACTGGAAGCTGTCGTCCCTGATTCATGTACGCGACGACGAGGCGTCCCTCGGCGAAATCTACAAAGGGCGCGAGATGCCCGACCCGGCCTGGACCCAGCTCCGGGAATACATCTGCCCCGGTTGCGGCAGCCAACTCGAAATCGAGGCCGTGCCCCGGGGTTGCCCCCCGGACTTCGAATTCTTGCCGGACCTCGACACCTTCTACAGTGAATGGTTGGGACGCCCACTCCCGGACTCCGTCGAGCTGAAAGATCTCACCCTCGACGTCGTTTCAAAGTGGTAAGACGGAATCAGTAGTCAAATGAGTTCGGCACTCGAGGGTGTGGTTGTCGTCGACTTGACGACGGAGTTCTTCACCGGGATCACCGCCGCATTGCTGGGTGATTTTGGTGCGAAGGTCATTCGGGTCGAGAACATCGGCGTGCCCGAGCCGGTGAGCAATCGCGATGGCATGCATCCCGCCGAGGCTTGGGATTCCCACGCCGAACTCGCTCATCGCAACAAACAGAGCGTGGCGCTGAATCTCGAAGTCTCCACGGGGCGAGCCGTCCTCGACAAGCTGCTCGCCAAAGCGGACATCCTGATCACCGACCTGCCCTTCAAGACCCTCGAAGCCAAGGGCCTCGATTACGACTCCCTTTGTGGCTTGCGCGCCGACATCATTCTCGCCCGGGGTTCGGGTTTTGGACCGCTTGGTCCCGACCGCGACCTCCCCGCACTCGACGAACTCGCCGCCGCGCGGGTCGGGCTGATGTCGACCCTCGGCGAACCCGGCCAGCCTCCCGTCTACAGCGGAACCGGCCAGATGCATACGGCCGTGATGCTGGCTTTTGGGACAATGCTCGCGATGGTGCATCGCGAAGAGACCGGCGAAGGCCAGATCGTCGACGCGTCATTATTCGCGGGCAACATGTACGCCGCAAGTCTCGACCTGCAGGCCTACCTTGCCGTGCGGGCGGACCGCATTCTCGAGTCGGTATCGCGCCTCGACATGGGCAACCCGATGAGCGGCCCATCCTATCCCTGCGCCGATGGTCGTTGGGTCACCCTGGCCATGCCCGACACGGACCGATGGTGGCCCGTGTTTTCCGAAATTGTCGGCCTCAGCATCGACGACCCGCGCTTTGACAGCCACGAGAAACGCTGCGGAACAAACCGCCTCGAGATGATGCAAGCACTGGACGAGTTGTTTTCGAAGCAGCCCGGCGCGTATTGGGAAAGATTGTTCGCCGAGAAGCAGGTTTCGGCGGACTTGATCGAAAGCTACGCATTTCCGGCTGACGATCCCCAGGCCCGGGTGAACCGCTATGTGATCGATCTCGAGCATCCGAAACATGGCAAGATCAAGACCCTCGGCTTCCCCATTTACATGAGCGAAAGCCCGGCAGCTTTGCGAAGCGTGGCACCCGACAGAGGCCAGCACACCGAAGAAATCACGCGGGACCTGCTCAGCATGAGCCAAGCAGAAGTTCTTGCCCTGGAAACGGGCTAGGGAGCGGAGCGTGTCCAAGGCACTCGCAGGCATTCGCGTTCTCGACTGCACGGTCTGGTTCCAGGGACCCGTGAGTTCACAATATCTGGCCGATTTTGGCGCGGAAGTCATTCACATTGAGCGCCCGGTCAGAGGCGATCCGGCGCGCGGCGTTCGCAGCATCAAAGCACTCGAGATCGGCGATTGGAACCAATACTTCCTGGTGATCAATCGCAACAAAAAGAGCCTGGCCATAGACCTGCGCAAACAGGCTGGACAAGATCTCTTCTACAAGTTGGTGGAACAGGCCGACGTCTTCCTGTGGAACCAGGGCATGGACAACTTGAAGAAGTGGAATCTCACCTACGAGAAACTCAGCAAGATCAATCCTCGCATCATCCACGTCACCAATACCGGGCACGGACAACAGGGCAGCATGAACAAGCCCTCCTTCGACATCAACGTGCAGGCCCTGACGGGGATCATGACGAGACAGGGTGAACCCGGTCAACCGCCGATCTATCTGGGCATGGGAAGTGGCGACGCATACGGCGGGATCATGAGCGCCTTCGGAATCATGTTGGCACTCTACCAACGCAAGAAGACCGGGCGCGGTCAAGCAGTCGACGCATCTCTCTACGGCGCACAACTCTTCATGGGTGCACCGACGCTCCAACCCTACTTGGCGACGGGCAAAGAATTCTATTCGGCACAACAATCTCGCACTCGAGCCCCGAACCCACTTTGGAACCGCTATCGCGCCCAGGATAAATGGATCTTCCTGTGCCAGGAAAACAGCGACGAAGGCTTTGCTGCGCTCTGCAAGAT
This window encodes:
- a CDS encoding CoA transferase, whose translation is MSKALAGIRVLDCTVWFQGPVSSQYLADFGAEVIHIERPVRGDPARGVRSIKALEIGDWNQYFLVINRNKKSLAIDLRKQAGQDLFYKLVEQADVFLWNQGMDNLKKWNLTYEKLSKINPRIIHVTNTGHGQQGSMNKPSFDINVQALTGIMTRQGEPGQPPIYLGMGSGDAYGGIMSAFGIMLALYQRKKTGRGQAVDASLYGAQLFMGAPTLQPYLATGKEFYSAQQSRTRAPNPLWNRYRAQDKWIFLCQENSDEGFAALCKILGTEELGNDARFTTAALREQNNAALIAEFDTRFALGTAQDWTDRFKAAGIDAAPIQSFKELSEDPQAWENDYLLKTHCSEVDREVEIRGLPITLSKTPGQVDTLGPELGQDTEIVLMELLGMEWDQIEELKAQEVIP
- a CDS encoding CoA transferase translates to MSSALEGVVVVDLTTEFFTGITAALLGDFGAKVIRVENIGVPEPVSNRDGMHPAEAWDSHAELAHRNKQSVALNLEVSTGRAVLDKLLAKADILITDLPFKTLEAKGLDYDSLCGLRADIILARGSGFGPLGPDRDLPALDELAAARVGLMSTLGEPGQPPVYSGTGQMHTAVMLAFGTMLAMVHREETGEGQIVDASLFAGNMYAASLDLQAYLAVRADRILESVSRLDMGNPMSGPSYPCADGRWVTLAMPDTDRWWPVFSEIVGLSIDDPRFDSHEKRCGTNRLEMMQALDELFSKQPGAYWERLFAEKQVSADLIESYAFPADDPQARVNRYVIDLEHPKHGKIKTLGFPIYMSESPAALRSVAPDRGQHTEEITRDLLSMSQAEVLALETG
- a CDS encoding acetone carboxylase subunit gamma, which codes for MAEFHKADIEKLIDGVLPWPATQDMLKSAKDLDRFDKYVEIMQERVEFKDTILLPLTPMLFIVDADGERVVKCRCGQNFGDYRVNWKLSSLIHVRDDEASLGEIYKGREMPDPAWTQLREYICPGCGSQLEIEAVPRGCPPDFEFLPDLDTFYSEWLGRPLPDSVELKDLTLDVVSKW
- a CDS encoding hydantoinase B/oxoprolinase family protein, producing the protein MTELSLKQQLEANEELFKKTGHLFGYEKLARKESDPGTYEAVWHILSNICNAAWSVGCMASTSPVAAEGGDALWALHTPTGDAICVSRGITAHPGLLADMIKNFIRLGYEDYPGFNNGDIFENNDPHYGGIHTPDFDMCMPIVYEGKLIAWATSVTHVNDVGMAQAGSIGFLNPNVFADGLTFSMEKVGENDKYFPWYALRIKSRTRTPDYVLGDARGRLAGCITIRERLFEVIEKYGLDFILDASKEYVEDSRRYAVSRVRTQAIPGRIRKSQFKDLAMKGKRVLDPIQDIDCLFNLPMEMTVNADATVKLSLRGASATVPFGENISPTALKSGLLNAYSHIVGFDMFNSGPTASWEVETPPSGSWANPFEKDFFASSGVAWAPAVIWMSSLYEVFGRLFQMRGFVEEMAAGAATTMTAEFAGQTQLGMYLASLTLEQASNGSPARGYSDGENSAWCIYTPNADFGSAEVIEGYLPIMYLGRNIEPDSGGYGQFRGGLGHTAVWMIYGTTGIDYQCGCAGIRSKVLPNHGMYGAYPTWPDRPSYAHDTNLKELIDNQQPLIHERGPAEDPTITKILKARQMEAAAVAPFVTPEPLQNYDVILHPVSGAQAMGDPISRNPASVEEDLNKGWTSRRIAEEIHGLVVKQSGEKDFTVDVAASEKRRKEIRKERIKKAVPFKEWWAKERKKIEARENMDEAVLHMWRTSMDLSPDYGDELRAFWKLPSDFVF
- a CDS encoding hydantoinase/oxoprolinase family protein, whose protein sequence is MSRYLVACDAGGTMTDVIVVDEEGNTVIGKAPTSPQDESIGYMESFWEALEFMGISQAEGKDFGKQIETAIYTGTSMLNTVINMSGYKTGILVNKGFEDIIAQGRGSQTFIGAQWSEITHMQYRKHRTPLVPRRLARGVTERIDMFGQVIIPMYEFEVRQGIRELIVDEEVESIAIIFLQSYTNPQHERRAGEIAREVMKEVGREVVLELSSLVAPTTREISRANATVLQAYASDSARKQLFRIEEELIKTGYQHSLKTVLGYGGITNIRYPRLFEAAMSGPVGGLMGAKYLSTVIGEENIVCSDVGGTSFDAGTITAGIVPIEREPGFQGMYVNVPMLGITSIGAGTGTYIRVDPLTNRIKLGPDSAGGTPGPTFMDAGNEIPTINDANLLLGILSETNYLGGKVKINKDTSYKFFKEKVAEPLGMDVYVAAETCLELLNVMMREHLVQSLMVGHDLREYVLLAYGGAGPLHMLGYAGDYPWKAVCTVPFAGGFSAWGGACMDYSHRRHKSIASALTSAMDDTTKLAYLAPVALAWDELEKELIDELKAEGFEESQITTSRVVYMKFLGQLHDIEVESPVDTLATVADMNKLIAHFENVYTTMLTMAAKPDTQEYQLTEVCVIAKVDTVKPKLRKHELQGKEPSKQAFKGKRQVFQRGAWHDADIWDMAKLVPGNEINGLAVVEASNTTLFVPPEWHVRIDEHEIYWLERVSNHD